The Trichosurus vulpecula isolate mTriVul1 chromosome 4, mTriVul1.pri, whole genome shotgun sequence genome contains a region encoding:
- the SSTR2 gene encoding somatostatin receptor type 2 encodes MDLELELPNGSRIWSSPLFDPNGSMASANNSNKTETYYDQTSNAILTFIYFLVCIIGLCGNTLVIYVILRYAKMKTITNIYILNLAIADELFMLGMPFLAMQVALVHWPFGKAICRVVMTVDGINQFTSIFCLTVMSIDRYLAVVHPIKSAKWRRPQTAKMINVAVWGLSLLVILPIMIYAGLRNNQGGRSSCTINWPGESGAWYTGFIIYTFILGFLVPLTIICLCYLFIIIKVKSSGIRVGSSKRKRSEKKVTRMVSIVVAVFIFCWLPFYIFNVSSVSVAIMPTPALKGMFDFVVVLTYANSCANPILYAFLSDNFKKSFQNVLCLVKASGADDGERSDSKQDKSRLNETTETQRTLLNGDLQTSI; translated from the coding sequence ATGGATCTGGAGCTTGAGCTGCCCAATGGGAGTCGAATATGGTCATCTCCTTTATTTGACCCTAATGGGTCAATGGCATCTGCAAACAACTCAAACAAAACAGAGACATACTATGACCAGACCAGCAATGCCATTCTCACCTTCATCTACTTTTTGGTCTGTATCATTGGGTTGTGTGGTAACACGCTGGTCATTTATGTCATCCTCCGTTACGCCAAGATGAAGACCATCACCAACATCTACATCCTTAACCTGGCCATTGCTGATGAGCTCTTCATGCTGGGTATGCCCTTCCTGGCCATGCAAGTCGCCTTGGTCCATTGGCCCTTTGGCAAGGCCATCTGCCGGGTGGTTATGACTGTGGATGGCATCAACCAGTTCACCAGCATCTTCTGCTTGACTGTCATGAGCATTGATCGCTACCTGGCTGTGGTCCACCCCATTAAGTCAGCCAAGTGGAGGAGACCCCAGACAGCCAAGATGATTAATGTGGCTGTCTGGGGACTCTCCCTGCTGGTCATCTTGCCAATCATGATATATGCTGGGCTCAGGAACAACCAAGGTGGGAGAAGCAGCTGCACCATCAACTGGCCAGGTGAATCTGGGGCATGGTACACAGGGTTCATCATCTACACCTTCATCTTGGGGTTCCTGGTGCCCCTCACAATCATTTGCCTTTGCTACCTGTTTATCATTATCAAGGTCAAGTCCTCTGGAATCCGAGTAGGTTCTTCCAAGAGGAAAAGGTCAGAGAAGAAGGTCACCCGCATGGTATCAATAGTGGTAGCTGTCTTTATCTTCTGCTGGCTCCCCTTCTACATATTTAATGTTTCTTCAGTCTCGGTTGCCATCATGCCCACTCCAGCCCTCAAAGGCATGTTTGACTTTGTAGTGGTACTTACCTATGCCAATAGCTGCGCCAATCCCATTCTATATGCTTTCTTGTCTGACAACTTCAAGAAGAGCTTCCAGAATGTCCTTTGTCTGGTCAAGGCAAGTGGCGCAGATGATGGGGAGAGAAGTGACAGCAAGCAAGACAAGTCCCGACTCAATGAGACCACAGAGACGCAGAGAACTCTCCTCAATGGAGACCTCCAGACCAGCATCTGA